A window of the Brassica napus cultivar Da-Ae chromosome C5, Da-Ae, whole genome shotgun sequence genome harbors these coding sequences:
- the BNAC05G17000D gene encoding uncharacterized protein BNAC05G17000D — translation MNIAPLILFASLLLPLHSSAEEHQNSNPNGGDTIVFTTLGRSRYEFDIFALSTTHPPSISGEIRITDGESVNFNGYFPSPSPALISLLPDATLIQPGDSSPLHLIYVTERNGTSSIYYDLLHGGDPDSKSKRRSMLEAQSRVQIQLLTNADNRSGNTVNSFKDKPSLSGEFLVYVSTHENSGEPRTSWTAVYSTELRTGLTRRLTPSGIADFSPALSPSGNLTAVASYGERGWTGEVEELSTDIYVFSTRDGTQRVKVVEHGGWPCWVDESTLYFHRRSDDGWISVFRAILPQSGSLSTESVNIQRVTPPGVHAFTPATSPNNHNFIAVATRRPGSDYRHVELFDLRRSEFTELTRLVAPGSHHLNPFLSPDGSRVGYHSCRGQANGKRSPLLFLENIQTTTSDLSLFRIDGSFPSFSPAGDRIAYVRMPGVYVVKPDGSGRREVYDGMAFSTAWDPVRPGRVYTSSGPTFATERTEVDIISIDVDAVDKSSSVRRLTTNGKNNAFPWPSPDGKLIVFRSGRSGHKNLYLMDAEKGETGGLWKLTEGAWTDTMCSWSPDGEWIAFASDRESPGSGSYELFLIHPNGTGLRKLIQSGTGGRTNHPIFSPDSKSIVFTSDYAGISAEPISNPHHYQPYGDIFTVKLDGSNLRRLTHNSYEDGTPAWAPRFIDPNDVVLRRKNDSSCAFEDCHWLNKNPTTLKGQKISC, via the coding sequence ATGAATATTGCTCCGCTTATACTCTTCGCGTCACTTCTGCTTCCGCTTCACTCATCGGCGGAAGAACATCAGAATTCAAACCCCAACGGTGGAGACACCATCGTGTTCACCACTCTAGGACGATCCCGCTACGAATTCGACATATTCGCCCTCTCCACGACTCATCCGCCGTCGATCTCCGGAGAGATTCGGATCACCGACGGCGAATCGGTGAACTTCAACGGCTACTTCCCTTCTCCATCTCCGGCGCTCATATCTCTCCTCCCCGACGCAACCCTAATACAACCGGGAGATTCCTCTCCTCTTCATCTCATCTACGTCACTGAGAGAAATGGTACTTCGAGCATCTACTACGATCTACTTCACGGCGGGGATCCCGATTCCAAAAGTAAAAGACGATCGATGTTAGAAGCACAGTCTCGAGTCCAGATTCAGTTGCTAACCAACGCTGATAACCGGAGTGGCAATACGGTAAATTCTTTTAAAGATAAGCCTAGTTTAAGCGGTGAGTTTCTCGTCTACGTGTCAACACACGAGAACTCAGGTGAGCCGAGGACTAGTTGGACTGCCGTTTACTCCACCGAGTTGAGAACCGGGTTAACTCGGAGGCTGACTCCGAGTGGAATCGCTGATTTCAGTCCTGCGCTGTCGCCTTCCGGGAACTTGACCGCGGTGGCTTCCTACGGAGAGAGAGGCTGGACAGGGGAAGTTGAGGAGCTTAGTACGGACATCTACGTGTTCTCGACTCGTGACGGGACTCAACGAGTCAAGGTCGTGGAGCACGGTGGCTGGCCATGTTGGGTCGATGAATCGACTCTGTATTTCCATAGAAGAAGCGATGATGGATGGATCAGTGTTTTCCGAGCGATCTTACCTCAAAGCGGATCGTTGAGTACAGAGTCAGTGAACATTCAGCGAGTTACACCACCGGGAGTTCACGCTTTTACACCTGCCACGTCACCGAACAACCATAACTTCATAGCTGTTGCGACGAGGAGACCAGGCTCGGATTACCGCCACGTGGAGCTGTTTGATCTCAGGAGGAGCGAGTTTACAGAGCTGACTCGTTTGGTGGCGCCGGGGAGTCACCATTTGAACCCGTTCCTCTCCCCTGACGGGTCGCGAGTCGGTTACCATAGTTGCAGAGGCCAGGCTAATGGAAAGAGAAGTCCTTTGCTTTTTCTTGAGAACATCCAAACCACTACAAGTGATCTCTCTCTGTTCAGAATCGACGGTTCGTTTCCGTCCTTCTCTCCAGCAGGTGATAGGATCGCGTACGTGAGAATGCCTGGTGTGTATGTGGTGAAGCCCGATGGTTCGGGGCGGCGCGAAGTGTACGACGGGATGGCGTTTTCTACGGCTTGGGATCCGGTTAGACCAGGAAGGGTGTACACTAGCTCAGGTCCAACGTTTGCTACAGAGAGAACGGAGGTTGATATCATCTCCATTGATGTTGATGCTGTAGACAAGTCTTCTTCCGTGAGAAGGCTAACAACAAACGGGAAGAACAATGCTTTCCCTTGGCCGTCTCCTGACGGGAAGCTGATCGTGTTTCGCTCTGGGCGGTCTGGTCACAAAAACCTCTACTTGATGGATGCTGAGAAAGGCGAAACCGGCGGTCTTTGGAAGTTAACGGAAGGTGCGTGGACCGACACTATGTGCAGCTGGTCACCTGATGGCGAATGGATCGCGTTTGCATCGGATCGAGAAAGCCCTGGCTCGGGTAGCTACGAGCTGTTTTTGATCCACCCTAACGGAACAGGGTTAAGGAAGCTGATCCAGAGCGGCACTGGTGGGAGAACTAACCATCCGATCTTTAGCCCGGACAGTAAAAGTATTGTCTTCACATCTGACTACGCTGGGATATCAGCTGAACCGATCTCGAACCCGCATCATTACCAACCATATGGGGATATCTTCACGGTGAAGCTGGATGGCTCTAATTTAAGGAGGCTGACGCATAATTCATATGAAGATGGGACTCCTGCATGGGCTCCTCGGTTCATCGACCCAAATGACGTGGTGTTGCGCAGGAAGAATGATTCGAGTTGCGCATTCGAAGACTGCCACTGGCTCAATAAGAACCCGACAACACTAAAAGGCCAAAAAATCTCATGTTAA
- the LOC106397313 gene encoding uncharacterized protein LOC106397313 produces MNSTLVFFSFFLISLFCLSALAETSQASDGSTILFTTMGSSTFEFDIFTLHTSRRPPSPSDEHRLTDGKSINFNGHLASPSPALISLLPNTSGVQPQDKTLLHLIYVTERDGAPTLHYDVVHSDNKGTNVQVPLLSEQQSGMSVNSMKDTPVLTNEHLVYVSTHENSGKPMASWAAVYSTELITKATQRLTPPGIADFSPAVSPSGKWTAVASYGEKGWSIVSKELSTDIYVFLTGDGTQRVKVVELGGWPRWTDESTLYFHRKSDDGWISVYRAVLPKTGPVSTKTVTVTRVTPSGIHAFTPATSPNNNDFIAVATRRPESEIRHVELFDLKKNEFVELTRLVSPKSHHFNPFLSPDSSRVGYHSCRGDRTNPHNLLQRLKTTSEDLSLFRFDGAFPSLSPEGNRFAFVTFTGVFVVNQDGSGLRQILPQVGFGTVWDPVRRGIVYTSSDPSLNFTAPGLVGTHKINILAVNVDARNPSSAVKKLTTGGQNNAFPWPSPDGKRIVFRSDRSGTKNLYIMDAEKGEAGGLFRLTNGNWNDTIATWSPDNNWIVFASNREYIGTLLMDLYVVHPDGTGLRKVAQNLTGGVSMHPMFSPDSKRIVFTTTYAGISAEPIGNPKFNVASSEIFTVNLDGSDFMRLTHNSVEDGPPLWFPKIKATGDVAWPKRFGASCAFEDFKSQNTTVKMNKRSLMCPSQ; encoded by the coding sequence ATGAACTCGACTCTAGTCTTCTTCTCGTTCTTCCTCATCTCTCTCTTCTGCTTATCAGCTTTAGCTGAGACCTCTCAAGCTTCTGATGGCTCCACCATCTTGTTCACGACGATGGGTAGCTCCACTTTCGAGTTCGACATCTTCACCCTCCACACCAGCCGTCGTCCTCCATCTCCTTCCGATGAGCACCGTCTCACCGACGGAAAATCAATCAACTTTAACGGCCACTTAGCGTCTCCTTCCCCGGCGCTAATCTCCCTTCTTCCCAATACATCCGGGGTCCAACCACAAGACAAGACTCTTCTCCATCTCATCTACGTCACCGAGAGAGACGGCGCGCCTACCTTACACTACGACGTCGTTCACAGCGATAATAAAGGAACCAACGTTCAAGTCCCGTTACTGTCAGAGCAACAGAGTGGCATGAGTGTAAACTCGATGAAAGACACTCCTGTCTTAACCAACGAGCATCTTGTCTACGTGTCGACTCACGAGAACTCCGGTAAGCCCATGGCGAGTTGGGCCGCAGTCTACTCCACCGAGTTAATAACTAAAGCGACTCAGCGTCTAACGCCTCCCGGAATCGCTGATTTCTCTCCGGCCGTGTCTCCGTCGGGGAAGTGGACCGCCGTGGCTTCCTACGGGGAGAAAGGTTGGAGTATTGTGTCGAAGGAGCTTAGCACGGACATCTACGTTTTCCTGACTGGAGACGGGACTCAGCGAGTCAAGGTGGTCGAGCTTGGAGGATGGCCGAGATGGACCGACGAGTCGACTCTTTATTTCCACCGCAAAAGCGACGACGGTTGGATCAGCGTGTACCGTGCGGTTTTACCCAAAACCGGACCGGTTTCAACCAAAACCGTAACGGTTACCCGAGTCACACCTTCTGGTATTCACGCGTTCACACCAGCCACGTCACCAAACAACAACGACTTCATCGCTGTTGCGACGAGGAGGCCCGAATCGGAGATCCGCCACGTGGAGCTTTTCGATTTAAAGAAAAACGAGTTCGTCGAGCTGACTCGTCTCGTGTCTCCGAAGAGTCACCATTTCAACCCGTTTCTTTCCCCTGACTCGTCCCGAGTCGGGTACCATAGCTGCAGAGGCGACAGAACGAATCCTCACAATCTCCTCCAGAGGCTCAAAACCACTTCGGAGGATCTATCTCTCTTCAGATTCGACGGCGCGTTCCCGTCTCTCTCCCCCGAAGGCAATCGTTTCGCGTTCGTCACGTTCACGGGAGTTTTCGTAGTGAACCAAGACGGTTCCGGTCTACGCCAGATTCTCCCGCAGGTTGGATTTGGAACGGTTTGGGATCCGGTTCGACGCGGGATCGTGTACACAAGCTCAGATCCCAGTCTTAATTTCACAGCTCCCGGCTTAGTAGGGACACATAAAATCAATATCCTCGCCGTTAACGTCGACGCACGAAACCCTTCATCCGCCGTTAAAAAACTAACGACTGGCGGCCAAAACAACGCCTTCCCGTGGCCATCACCCGACGGTAAACGCATCGTGTTCCGGTCTGACCGCTCCGGTACGAAAAACCTTTACATTATGGACGCGGAGAAAGGTGAAGCCGGTGGTTTGTTCAGACTAACCAACGGTAACTGGAACGATACGATAGCCACTTGGTCTCCAGACAATAACTGGATCGTGTTCGCATCGAACCGGGAATATATTGGTACGTTGTTGATGGATTTGTATGTGGTTCACCCGGACGGGACCGGTTTAAGGAAGGTGGCGCAAAACTTGACCGGTGGAGTTTCCATGCATCCCATGTTTAGTCCAGATAGTAAAAGAATCGTGTTCACTACTACTTACGCTGGTATCTCAGCAGAGCCTATTGGTAATCCGAAGTTTAACGTCGCGAGTAGTGAGATTTTTACTGTGAATTTGGATGGTTCTGATTTCATGAGGCTCACGCACAACTCGGTTGAAGATGGTCCGCCTCTGTGGTTTCCGAAGATCAAAGCTACTGGTGATGTAGCATGGCCCAAGAGGTTTGGGGCTAGCTGCGCTTTTGAAGATTTCAAGTCGCAGAATACGACCGTGAAAATGAATAAGCGGTCATTGATGTGTCCCTCACAATAG